In Bombus vancouverensis nearcticus chromosome 1, iyBomVanc1_principal, whole genome shotgun sequence, a single genomic region encodes these proteins:
- the LOC117160772 gene encoding uncharacterized protein LOC117160772 has protein sequence MQNLYCNLGLKLDNSCPIDGGWTFWSPWGSCSGKCGFKGKRMRRRTCDNPVPSNNGAPCIGPSYQIENCQITGCMMNDYETVVNAHPIRKGELKIILGKNVMLYWNAMNCVKYDIGCPNSGGWSVWGVWSVCTATCGKGQKYRTRICNSPTPSNFKLMCSGLAFEIKSCVGINCRKLSGSTWSNWNEWSTCSVKCGSGVQTRKRLCSETQNLQGTSCKGPSKDIKGCIINNCSINGMWSTWMVWSPCTSSCGIGTQLRNRMCTNPSPSGNGTSCVGSASEVRQCFTKPCINKLHEVVHFTERSSLQYDKTGRPSRLLHMYLRFLPLSPFGMIIYRFEKDCKGSMCDFVKLFLQNGKIVLLSQIADCTLALIHETKLEIGQWHVILIAIYGTHGVLRIDDGFHKVTSFSCIPISYDLDHAMEVGGFQGQIQELTINFALVQLHTSKDNHSTKYVNLLSSSNNVRYLMGDDNEGFINIGLTDSVAVSCPESIEYWQIIIAIKIESLNGLIATIPDDFFNKYILLLLEEGKVKLKFYQGETSTAIESMEHILIGEWFEIVIAHDGKNIYMQINGNEKKYVPLTLSKTIITSRTDIFLGAIRDDMRGKICSNCVDIPQISFTLGYLNINGKEIDLISLPVLEISSNRFSSRTISISDYYEEIPLLLGQELKLSCVYNTIPLEKEHTFSKQTYVLWLIMDKLLKSYGNK, from the exons atgcaaaaccttTACTGCAATCTTGGATTAAAACTTGATAATTCATGTCCCATTGATGGTGGCTGGACATTTTGGAGTCCATGGGGTTCTTGTTCTGGGAAATGTGGATttaaaggaaaaagaatgaGACGACGTACTTGTGATAATCCTGTGCCTTCAAATAATGGAGCTCCTTGTATTGGTCCTAGTTATCAAATTGAAAATTGTCAAATTACTG gaTGCATGATGAATGATTACGAAACAGTTGTAAATGCTCATCCTATACGTAAAGGAGAATTGAAAATT ATTCTTGGAAAAAATGTG ATGCTTTACTGGAATGCTATGAATTGTGTTAAATATGATATTGGATGTccaa ACTCTGGTGGTTGGAGTGTTTGGGGAGTTTGGTCGGTATGTACTGCAACTTGTGGCAAAGGACAAAAATATCGTACAAGAATTTGTAATAGTCCAACTCcttcaaattttaaattaatgtgTAGTGGTTTggcatttgaaataaaaagctgTGTGGGGATTAACTGCAGGAAACTCTCAG GGAGCACTTGGAGTAATTGGAATGAGTGGAGCACATGTAGTGTAAAATGTGGTAGTGGAGTTCAAACCAGAAAACGCTTATGTTCAGAAACGCAAAATTTGCAAGGAACTTCATGTAAAGGTCCATCCAAAGATATAAAAGGctgtataattaataattgttctA tAAATGGAATGTGGTCAACATGGATGGTTTGGTCACCTTGTACTTCAAGTTGTGGGATTGGTACACAATTGAGAAATCGAATGTGTACCAATCCTTCTCCGAGTGGTAACGGTACATCTTGTGTTGGTTCAGCTTCTGAAGTTCGCCAGTGTTTTACTAAaccatgtataaataaattacatgaAGTAGTACACTTTACTGAAAGGAGTAGTCTGCAGTATGACAAAACTGGAAGACCTTCACGGTTGCTTCATATGTATCTAAGGTTTTTACCACTGTCTCCTTTTGGTATGATTATTTATCGTTTTGAAAAGGATTGTAAAGGATCGATGTGTGACTTCGTTAAATTGTTTCTTCAAAATGGGAAGATAGTACTTTTATCTCAAATTGCTGACTGTACATTAGCTTTAATTCATGAGACCAAATTGGAA ATTGGACAGTGGCATGTAATAttaattgcaatatatgggacaCATGGAGTATTACGTATTGATGATGGTTTTCATAAAGTTACTTCTTTTTCATGCATTCCAATTTCATATGACTTGGATCATGCAATGGAAGTCGGAGGATTTCAAGGACAAATTCAAGAACTAACAATTAATTTTGCACTTGTTCAACTCCATACATCAAAA GATAATCACAGTACAAAATATGTAAATCTTTTATCCAGTAGTAACAATGTTCGATATTTGATGGGAGATGACAATGAAGGTTTTATTAACATTGGTTTAACAGATTCAGTTGCAGTATCATGTCCAGAAAGTATAGAATATTGGCAA attataattgctataaaaataGAGAGCCTGAATGGACTTATAGCAACAATACCAGATGATTTCTTCAATAAATATATCTTATTATTGTTAGAAGAGGGAAAAGTAAAGCTGAAATTTTATCAAGGAGAAACTTCTACTGCAATTGAAAGTATGGAACATATTTTAATAGGAGAATGGTTTGAAATAGTAATAGCTCATGATGGTAAAAACATATATATGCAAATTAAtggaaatgaaaagaaatatgtACCTTTAACCTTGTCAAAGACAATAATTACATCAAGAACTGACATATTCTTAGGAGCTATACGTGATGATATGAGA gGGAAGATATGTTCTAACTGTGTAGACATACCACAAATAAGTTTTACTCTTGGATATCTCAACATAAATGGAAAAGAAATAGATCTTATATCATTACCAGTTCTAGAAATAAGTAGCAACCGATTTTCTAGCCGTACTATTAGTATATCTG attATTATGAAGAAATACCATTACTCTTAGGTCAAGAACTTAAATTATCATGTGTCTATAATACAATTCCTCTTGAAAAAGAACACACATTTTCTAAACAGACATATGTTCTATGGTTGATAAtggataaattattaaaatcttatGGAAACAAGTAA
- the LOC117160656 gene encoding histone H2B has protein sequence MPPKVSGKAVKKAGKAQKNISKADKKKKRRRKESYAIYIYKVLKQVHPDTGISSKAMSIMNSFVNDVFERIAAEASRLAHYNKRSTITSREIQTAVRLLLPGELAKHAVSEGTKAVTKYTSSK, from the coding sequence ATGCCGCCAAAAGTAAGTGGAAAAGCTGTGAAGAAAGCCGGTAAGGCTCAGAAAAACATAAGCAAAGccgataaaaagaagaagaggagaaggAAGGAAAGTTACGCTATCTATATCTACAAAGTGCTGAAACAGGTGCATCCTGATACTGGTATTTCTAGCAAGGCAATGAGCATCATGAACAGTTTTGTTAATGATGTTTTTGAACGTATTGCTGCTGAAGCATCAAGATTGGCGCATTATAATAAACGTTCTACAATTACCTCTCGGGAGATTCAAACTGCTGTGAGACTACTGTTACCTGGTGAATTGGCTAAGCATGCAGTAAGCGAAGGTACTAAAGCAGTCACCAAGTATACCAGCTCCAAATAA
- the LOC143305166 gene encoding uncharacterized protein LOC143305166 has translation MCFIFLIIWCLLEIFQDARNGHGFYRLPQMLNINPTSTINFILSKNGVTLLGSQQAANEVVSRILEDN, from the exons ATGTGTTTCATATTCTTGATAATTTGgtgtttattagaaatatttcaGGATGCTCGAAATGG GCATGGTTTTTATAGACTTCCACAAATGCTTAACATCAATCCCACATCCACTATAAATTTCATCTTATCTAAGAATGGTGTAACATTACTTGGTAGTCAGCAAGCTGCAAATGAAGTTGTATCAAGAATTTTAGAAGATAACTGA
- the Nup154 gene encoding nuclear pore complex protein Nup154 encodes MTLTEMEPLKIHLDALEMAGKVVDIHITADSNFPSLINLMRYNVQGGPTVSGLDDHDYPNLNGMSLCFPNINQMKAYSKISLPSEIMEHFHHMQCHCMMGLFTEISKAWLTIDSDIYVWSYENESDVAYFDGLNETIISVGLVKPKAGVFQSYVKYLLILTTTVEITILGVTLTETSDGTSPEMQLVPEPIFTVATDGIGITTIANTNSGRIFLGGRNGSLYEIYYQAESSWFGKRCKKINHSEGPLSFLVPSFVTIALSEEEAIIQISVDDSRNILYTLGDKGTITVWDIDNNGASKVASLSQASLVQNAVHVVKTLDSNNFRPLVSISAITESESVHLNLVVVAATGTRFYFSCTAVANPTIRPQGLQLIHVRLPPGYAANATVMRPRKVQMAHYRKGTLILVCGGDTETALCLSNDAYPFTNYLAETQSPLSLDSPVWAMAEILVEPAICIEKQSITQEEPPLLVRQHMEAPRKFIFLTSQGAIIYVQVRPMDILKQLLLEQRGPDTEAVRAYFQSQSLEQACATCLILATLESSQNAELAEWATRAFFLYGSQRTTSIGPAIDVHGTNFTNINTGDMRTSTPRVPNYDLRLQGFRPHAPVGLNTDISLQQFSAKHNGLYLYVGRILRPIWNMRCIKQEIINNKTQISSTISTRQVSWILSLLQALRSFLNKNTHITKQHGTTRITDGFETTIPSHYQEPIVEERNSLAALKIFITHACEVLELWKILCENHLNNIVNCLSKDQINQFSTATFRDLILIGHEISSLLIIHLIDSYLGDNASVDAVSQRLREVCPNLYRSEDAVCSKANEIILKAKSCTNPEEKECYLQSALKLCKEVAPRLNLSAVCQQFIACQFYSGVLELCLCCAERVDPNNAALHYYKNNEPIEDQEGRFAYIKRLEIYKEFTTLLDHLYNQSISNPLTPTIPSKPGPPQQNGSTMPVTPAKEILHDIITDALHSKCEILHASVYAWMIERRLHGELVALAVPSLEAYLTRVNAPDLLWQFYEKNKNHAAAAKILDALATKESNVTLSQRVEYLARAVVCMRSDQAGYAPYLGIFLRELEDKVEVARIQQQILDTICNQHLSGRLSDEASRALKFSLLDITKLYQEYADPLQLWECKLSIIHCSGHQDAMLIQEIWTNIINNELKDASTAEDKMTILMSKIISLGQEYSGSPHCFPVDFLVKQLEIKACKLNVSNNGIISGFLQLGVSMEDLLDIYKMIGKDTRTWFNEGNDFHLIESTANLVNYFISHSNITNTFVKRKIITKCQDVISKCLTTLYSKPHGQELITKLRSIQNVLIRM; translated from the exons ATGACCCTCACTGAAATGGAACCGCTTAAAATACACTTAGATGCCTTAGAAATGGCAGGGAAAGTGGTTGATATACACATTACAGCTGATAGCAACTTTCCATCCTTAATTAATCTTATGAGATATAACGTACAAG GTGGACCAACTGTTAGTGGTCTTGATGATCATGATTATCCAAATTTAAATGGGATGTCATTATGTTTTCCTAATATAAATCAAATGAAAGCATATAGTAAAATTTCTTTACCATCTGAGATAATGGAACATTTTCATC ATATGCAATGTCATTGTATGATGGGTCTTTTTACAGAAATTTCAAAAGCTTGGCTTACAATTGATAGTGATATATATGTTTGGTCATATGAAAAtga GTCTGATGTTGCATATTTTGATGGATTAAATGAAACTATTATAAGTGTAGGTTTAGTAAAACCCAAAGCAGGGGTGTTCCAAtcttatgtaaaatatttgttgATTCTTACAACTACAGTGGAAATAACTATTCTTGGAGTTACATTAACAGAAACCAGTGATG GCACTTCACCAGAAATGCAACTAGTTCCTGAACCAATTTTCACAGTTGCTACGGATGGGATTGGCATTACAACAATAGCTAACACTAATAGTGGGAGAATTTTCCTTGGTGGTAGAAATGGATCcctttatgaaatatattatcaG GCAGAAAGTAGCTGGTTTGGGAAACGttgtaaaaaaataaatcatTCTGAAGGTCCATTATCATTTTTAGTTCCATCATTTGTCACTATAGCTTTATCAGAAGAAGAAGCAATAATACAAATTTCCGTTGATgattcacgaaatattttatacacactCGGTGATAAGGGAACAATTACAGTTTGGGATATCGATAATAATGGTGCGTCCAAAGTCGCGTCTTTGTCACAAGCTTCCTTAGTACAAAACGCTGTTCATGTTGTtaa AACACTGGATAGTAATAATTTTCGACCATTGGTGAGCATATCAGCTATTACAGAGTCAGAATCAGTACATTTAAACTTAGTTGTAGTTGCAGCTACTGGAACACGCTTTTACTTCAGTTGCACTGCAGTTGCTAATCCAACAATAAGACCTCAAGGTCTGCAGTTAATACATGTTAGATTGCCACCAGGTTATGCTGCTAATGCTACAGTAATGAGGCCAAGGAAAGTACAAATGGCACATTATAGGAAAG GAACATTAATTCTTGTTTGCGGTGGAGATACAGAAACTGCTTTATGTTTAAGTAATGATGCTTATCCattcacaaattatttagctgAAACTCAAAGTCCTTTATCCCTCGATAGTCCCGTATGGGCAATGGCAGAAATTCTTGTGGAACCAGCTATATGTATTGAAAAACAAAGTATTACACAAGAAGAACCTCCTCTTCTTGTAAGGCAGCACATGGAAGCGCCacgaaaatttatctttttgaCTTCTCag GGTGCCATTATTTATGTTCAAGTTCGTCCAATGGATATCTTAAAACAGCTTCTATTAGAACAACGTGGTCCTGATACAGAAGCCGTTCGCGCATATTTTCAGTCGCAATCATTGGAACAAGCATGTGCGACTTGTCTTATTTTAGCCACGCTTGAAAGTTCTCAAAATGCTGAG TTGGCAGAATGGGCAACAAGAGCATTCTTTTTATATGGTAGTCAACGAACGACAAGCATTGGACCTGCAATTGATGTACATGGTACTAACTTTACTAATATAAATACAG GAGATATGCGCACATCGACACCAAGAGTTCCAAACTATGATTTAAGGCTTCAAGGATTTCGACCTCATGCACCAGTTGGACTTAATACAGACATTTCTCTACAACAATTTTCTGCAAAACATAATGGTTTATATCTGTATGTAGGAAGAATACTTCGACCAATATGGAACATGCGTTGTATTAAACAAGAAATTATAAACAACAAAACTCAG ATCTCTAGTACAATTTCAACAAGACAAGTTAGCTGGATTCTAAGTCTTCTGCAAGCATTAAGATCGTTTCTCAATAAAAATACCCACATTACTAAGCA ACATGGTACTACTAGAATAACTGATGGATTTGAAACAACTATACCTAGTCATTACCAAGAACCAATAGTCGAAGAAAGGAATTCTTTAGCTGcattaaaaattttcattacTCATGCTTGTGAAGTGTTAGAACTTTGGAAAATTTTATGTGAAAACcatttaaataatattgtaaattgTTTATCAAAG gaCCAAATTAATCAATTTTCTACAGCTACATTTCgagatttaattttaattggacATGAAATTTCTTCATTATTGATCATTCATCTTATAGATAG TTATCTTGGAGATAATGCATCTGTTGATGCTGTTAGTCAAAGATTACGAGAAGTTTGTCCAAATTTATATAGAAGTGAGGATGCTGTTTGTTCTAAG gctaatgaaataattttgaaagcaAAAAGTTGTACAAATCCAGAAGAGAAGGAATGCTATTTGCAATCTGCTTTAAAG CTTTGCAAAGAAGTTGCTCCCAGACTAAATTTAAGTGCAGTATGCCAACAATTTATCGCTTGTCAATTTTATTCGGGTGTACTCGAGTTATGTCTCTGTTGTGCAGAAAGAGTAGACCCTAATAATGCTGCCttacattattataaaaataatgaacCAATCGAAGATCAAGAAGGAAGATTTGCTTACATAAAAAG ATTAGAGATTTATAAAGAATTCACCACGTTATTGGATCATCTTTATAATCAAAGCATTTCTAATCCATTGACACCTACCATACCCAGTAAACCTGGTCCTCCACAACAAAATGGCTCAACTATGCCTGTTACACCAGCAaaagaaata tTGCATGACATCATAACTGACGCATTACATTCCAAGTGTGAAATTCTCCACGCTTCAGTGTATGCTTGGATGATAGAAAGAAGGCTTCATGGAGAACTCGTTGCTCTAGCAGTACCTTCTTTAGAAGCTTATCTTACCCGAGTCAATGCGCCAGACTTGCTGTGgcaattttatgaaaaaaataaaaatcatgctGCTGCAGCTAAAATATTGGATGCTTTAGCAACTAAAGA ATCAAATGTAACATTATCACAGAGAGTTGAATATTTAGCTCGAGCAGTGGTTTGTATGAGAAGTGACCAGGCTGGATACGCTCCATACCTTGGCATTTTTTTACGTGAATTAGAAGACAAAGTAGAAGTTGCTAGAATACAACAACAG ATATTAGATACAATTTGTAACCAACATTTAAGCGGTAGACTCAGCGATGAAGCATCTAGAGCATTAAAGTTTTCGTTACTTGATATAACAAAG TTGTACCAAGAATATGCGGACCCTTTACAATTGTGGGAGTGCAAATTATCTATAATTCATTGTTCTGGTCATCAAGATGCAATGTTAATCCAGGAAATTTGgactaatattataaataatg AATTAAAAGATGCGTCAACAGCAGAAGATAAAATGACTATTTTAATGAGCAAAATTATATCTTTGGGACAGGAGTATTCAGGATCACCACACTGTTTTCCAGTTG acTTCCTAGTAAAACAGTTAGAAATAAAAGCATGTAAGTTAAATGTATCAAATAATGGAATTATATCTGGGTTTTTACAGTTAGGAGTATCAATGGAGGATCTCTTAGATATTTACAA AATGATTGGCAAAGATACTCGAACTTGGTTCAACGAGGGAAATGATTTTCACCTTATCGAATCGACTGCAAATTTAGTTAATTACTTTATATCTCATTCAAACATTACCAATACTTTCGTTAA ACGAAAAATAATAACGAAGTGCCAAGACGTAATTTCAAAGTGTTTAACTACATTGTATAGCAAGCCTCATGGACAAGAATTAATAACGAAACTTAGATCGATTCAAAACGTTTTAATTCGTATGTAA